In Lonchura striata isolate bLonStr1 chromosome 2, bLonStr1.mat, whole genome shotgun sequence, a single genomic region encodes these proteins:
- the BEND2 gene encoding BEN domain-containing protein 2, whose translation MSEEDYLCVKTEEEDEALVMDHGDSGLSTQSCMPVQQNSEGNSSVHHMSQLAYGSEGLPVLADQTASQMSHSAMQRGTGHSPEKMDFVFLRNKRKRLSPALVEHNVMRTREEEYEDSDSVIYEYEQDYECESILSEASYTGYQQNPLIEVLSYCQAMYDAIQKLDKKFDLLHRKVSEMQHTRIKPFLLKPKPVGFTYRSSSHLPSGKIRVQKHMERDLSLHLSSSGQGRHSPLVRTAFQNGHVQVNSKVKHAPQSFQLESQQPVGRQSPPLPTIVSTHSLHSSYTTTNGMPDLSPQSNLAPSIVESTVNIASSPVASPSIPAPSEPSQENSAVELNYRNASEDVNISEELPSSSVFINPSFEFVGDPARNVKVLGNHLVKARQKTKPKYAARHLVRVLFPKKTLLCSIMGASARGRRTLDPNKIAAIREFLVTNFPTYDLSEHGKDWKTCITNVNSMIRSLRSETKAKQTNERKEKVSDAPDTSHCVDLNYYEDSGDNSQNSQKMTGSTTDTLQNSELDKFSEAFHTSLVRRQQSLEPMEPLGSPWRNVQLPFSVIYVAKGKTRPELSARFLIRHMFPEEVLVKSNVYGSLDRGMSPLDSNKINALRDFLQENFPSFDLNESGFDWKACVAAINSTIRSLRHELKKATSGFRQRARAVLPSSAESPRGSHSRKASGKHLSD comes from the exons ATGTCTGAGGAGG ATTATTTGTGTGTGAagactgaggaggaggatgaagcaCTGGTTATGGACCATGGAGACAGTGGGCTGTCCACACAAAGTTGCATGCCAGTGCAACAGAACTCTGAAGGAAACAGTTCTGTTCATCACATGAGTCAACTTGCCTATG GAAGTGAAGGCTTGCCAGTGCTTGCTGATCAAACGGCCTCACAAATGAGTCATTCTGCAATGCAGAGAGGAACTGGTCACAGTCCTGAGAAAATGGATTTTGTGTTTTTGCGTAATAAAAGAAAACGACTTTCTCCTGCTCTAGTGGAACACAATGTG ATGAGAACCAGGGAAGAAGAATATGAAGATAGTGACAGCGTCATTTATGAGTATGAACAAGACTATGAATGT gaaagcattttATCTGAAGCTTCTTATACTGGATATCAGCAGAATCCTCTTATAGAGGTCCTCAGTTATTGccag GCCATGTATGATGCCATTCAGAAGTTGGATAAAAAATTTGACTTGCTTCATCGTAAGGTCTCGGAAATGCAGCATACTCGTATAAAGCCATTCTTGCTCAAACCT AAACCAGTTGGATTTACATACAGAAGTTCCAGTCATTTGCCTTCAGGAAAAATAAGAGTACAAAAACACATGGAAAGAGATTTAAGTCTTCATCTTTCTTCATCAGGCCAGGGAAGGCATAGCCCACTTGTAAGGACTGCTTTTCAAAATGGCCACGTTCAAGTCAACTCCAAGGTAAAACACGCCCCACAGAGTTTTCAGCTCGAATCTCAGCAGCCTGTTGGAAGGCAGAGCCCACCACTCCCCACTATAGTTTCTACACATTCATTACATTCATCATACACAACAACTAATGGGATGCCTGACCTTTCACCACAATCAAATCTTGCTCCCAGTATTGTGGAAAGTACTGTCAACATTGCATCTTCACCCGTGGCATCACCATCAATACCAGCACCATCTGAGCCCAGTCAGGAAAATAGTGCTGTGGAGTTGAACTACAGAAATGCATCTGAGGATGTGAATATTAGTGAAGAACTACCATCTTCTTCAGTCTTCATCAATCCTAGCTTTG aGTTTGTTGGTGACCCAGCAAGAAATGTAAAAGTTCTTGGAAACCATTTGGTGAAGGCTCGGCAAAAGACTAAACCCAAGTATGCAGCACGCCACTTGGTTCGTGTCTTGTTCCCCAAGAAAACTTTATTGTGCAGCATTATGGGAGCGAGTGCACGAGGGCGCAGGACATTGGATCCAAACAAGATTGCTGCAATAAGAG AGTTTCTTGTAACTAACTTTCCAACCTATGATTTGAGCGAGCACGGAAAAGACTGGAAAACCTGCATCACGAATGTCAATTCTATGATCCGCTCCTTACGCTCTGAAACCAAAGCAAAG cagacaaatgagaggaaagaaaaagtgtcTGATGCTCCTGATACATCTCATTGTGTAGATTTAAATTATTATGAAGATAGTGGAGACAATTCTCAAAATTCTCAGAAAATGACCGGCTCCACAACTGACACATTGCAGAATTCAGAATTGGATAAGTTTTCAGAAGCTTTCCACACATCTTTGGTCAGAAGACAACAGTCTTTGGAACCTATGG AGCCTCTTGGGAGCCCGTGGCGCAATGTTCAGTTGCCTTTCTCAGTCATTTACGTCGCTAAGGGGAAGACGCGGCCGGAGTTGTCAGCTCGCTTCCTAATTCGTCATATGTTCCCTGAAGAGGTGCTGGTGAAAAGCAACGTGTATGGTAGTCTTGATCGTGGCATGAGCCCACTGGAttccaataaaattaatgcTCTCAGAG ACTTTCTTCAAGAGAATTTTCCCTCCTTTGATCTAAATGAAAGTGGATTTGATTGGAAGGCGTGCGTGGCTGCCATAAACAGCACAATCCGCAGTCTCAGACATGAGCTTAAAAAGGCGACGTCTGGATTCCGCCAGAGAGCCCGGGCAGTGCTGCCCTCGAGTGCAGAGTCCCCCAGAGGATCCCACTCCCGTAAAGCCAGTGGAAAGCATCTCTCAGATTGA